The following are encoded together in the Pygocentrus nattereri isolate fPygNat1 chromosome 15, fPygNat1.pri, whole genome shotgun sequence genome:
- the LOC119265263 gene encoding uncharacterized protein LOC119265263 isoform X2, whose translation MDRLCVRTFLLMFTVGVVIKSSTQDTEVEPTVPATVEASLGSPAAINCTFQINATHLIMNWFFSQTSCNGSKKIEIHDERYNLERGDTWSSLTIKKVVSDDSGWYFCEVIQESPTLKHYLSNGSHLIILNFNSPLSIKPTRVIVKSATQDTDQPLIPATVEACSGSSATINCTFQINASYSIVNWYFSETPDHSSESKKIEIHDERYHQEKRETWSSLTIKEVLSNVSGWYFCQVIQHIPQLRQYHSNGSHLIIIEVYQDRYSTDACVPSESFCTVSESPSSVTPTWLIWTGSVLGCAVLAIAMAIIWSTRRRAP comes from the exons ATGGACAGGTTGTGCGTCAGGACCTTTCTGCTTATGTTCACAG TGGGAGTCGTAATTAAGAGTTCAACTCAGGACACAGAAGTTGAACCTACAGTACCAGCAACAGTTGAAGCAAGTTTAGGATCCCCTGCAGCCATTAACTGCACTTTTCAGATAAATGCTACTCATCTCATAATGAACTGGTTCTTCAGTCAAACATCTTGCAATGGATCTAAGAAGATAGAAATCCATGATGAACGCTATAATCTAGAAAGAGGAGACACTTGGTCAAGCCTGACCATTAAAAAAGTTGTGTCTGATGACAGTGGATGGTATTTTTGCGAGGTTATACAGGAAAGTCCTACACTAAAGCACTACCTCAGTAATGGATCTCACTTAATCATCCTCA ATTTCAATTCTCCTTTATCCATCAAACCTACAAGAGTGATTGTTAAAAGCGCAACCCAGGACACAGATCAACCTCTGATACCAGCGACAGTTGAAGCGTGTTCCGGCTCGTCGGCAACCATCAACTGCACTTTCCAGATAAATGCTTCATATTCCATAGTGAACTGGTATTTCAGTGAAACACCTGACCATTCCAGTGAATCCAAGAAGATAGAAATCCATGATGAACGATATCAccaagaaaaaagagagacgTGGTCAAGCCTGACCATTAAAGAGGTTCTATCTAATGTCAGTGGATGGTATTTTTGCCAGGTTATACAGCACATTCCTCAACTTAGGCAGTACCACAGTAATGGGTCTCATTTAATCATCATCG AGGTTTATCAGGATCGGTACTCAACGGACGCCTGTGTGCCCAGTGAAAGCTTTTGCACAG TCTCTGAGTCTCCGAGCTCTGTGACCCCTACTTGGCTGATCTGGACAGGCTCAGTGTTGGGGTGTGCAGTGTTGGCAATAGCTATGGCCATCATATGGAGCACACGAAGAAGAGCCCCTTAA
- the LOC119265263 gene encoding uncharacterized protein LOC119265263 isoform X1: MDRLCVRTFLLMFTVGVVIKSSTQDTEVEPTVPATVEASLGSPAAINCTFQINATHLIMNWFFSQTSCNGSKKIEIHDERYNLERGDTWSSLTIKKVVSDDSGWYFCEVIQESPTLKHYLSNGSHLIILNFNSPLSIKPTRVIVKSATQDTDQPLIPATVEACSGSSATINCTFQINASYSIVNWYFSETPDHSSESKKIEIHDERYHQEKRETWSSLTIKEVLSNVSGWYFCQVIQHIPQLRQYHSNGSHLIIIDVGLLIPETVKACLGSPAVIKCTYQITASHLRQSWYFSQAPDFSGSKKLEVHDERYHLEKGDTWSSLTIKKVVSDDSGWYFCEVTEHIPQLKHYRSNGSHLIIIKVYQDRYSTDACVPSESFCTVSESPSSVTPTWLIWTGSVLGCAVLAIAMAIIWSTRRRAP; encoded by the exons ATGGACAGGTTGTGCGTCAGGACCTTTCTGCTTATGTTCACAG TGGGAGTCGTAATTAAGAGTTCAACTCAGGACACAGAAGTTGAACCTACAGTACCAGCAACAGTTGAAGCAAGTTTAGGATCCCCTGCAGCCATTAACTGCACTTTTCAGATAAATGCTACTCATCTCATAATGAACTGGTTCTTCAGTCAAACATCTTGCAATGGATCTAAGAAGATAGAAATCCATGATGAACGCTATAATCTAGAAAGAGGAGACACTTGGTCAAGCCTGACCATTAAAAAAGTTGTGTCTGATGACAGTGGATGGTATTTTTGCGAGGTTATACAGGAAAGTCCTACACTAAAGCACTACCTCAGTAATGGATCTCACTTAATCATCCTCA ATTTCAATTCTCCTTTATCCATCAAACCTACAAGAGTGATTGTTAAAAGCGCAACCCAGGACACAGATCAACCTCTGATACCAGCGACAGTTGAAGCGTGTTCCGGCTCGTCGGCAACCATCAACTGCACTTTCCAGATAAATGCTTCATATTCCATAGTGAACTGGTATTTCAGTGAAACACCTGACCATTCCAGTGAATCCAAGAAGATAGAAATCCATGATGAACGATATCAccaagaaaaaagagagacgTGGTCAAGCCTGACCATTAAAGAGGTTCTATCTAATGTCAGTGGATGGTATTTTTGCCAGGTTATACAGCACATTCCTCAACTTAGGCAGTACCACAGTAATGGGTCTCATTTAATCATCATCG ATGTTGGACTACTGATACCAGAGACAGTTAAAGCGTGTTTAGGATCCCCTGCAGTCATCAAGTGCACTTACCAGATAACAGCTTCCCATCTGAGACAAAGTTGGTATTTCAGTCAAGCACCTGACTTCAGTGGATCTAAGAAGTTAGAGGTACATGATGAACGATATCATCTAGAAAAAGGAGATACTTGGTCCAGTCTGACTATTAAAAAAGTTGTATCTGATGACAGTGGATGGTATTTTTGTGAGGTTACAGAGCACATTCCTCAACTAAAGCACTACCGCAGTAATGGATCTCATTTAATCATCATCA AGGTTTATCAGGATCGGTACTCAACGGACGCCTGTGTGCCCAGTGAAAGCTTTTGCACAG TCTCTGAGTCTCCGAGCTCTGTGACCCCTACTTGGCTGATCTGGACAGGCTCAGTGTTGGGGTGTGCAGTGTTGGCAATAGCTATGGCCATCATATGGAGCACACGAAGAAGAGCCCCTTAA